One genomic segment of Nonomuraea coxensis DSM 45129 includes these proteins:
- a CDS encoding rod shape-determining protein, with translation MGSKLAFLGRDMAVDLGTANTLVYVRGRGIVLNEPSVVAINTTTGKIVAVGIEAKRMIGRTPGNIVAVRPLKDGVIADFDVTERMLRYFIQRVHKRRHFAKPRIIIAVPSGITSVEQRAVKEAGYQAGARKVYIVEEPMAAAIGAGLPVHEPTGNMVVDIGGGTTEVAIISMGGLVTSQSIRIGGDELDQAIIAFAKKEFSLMLGERTAEEIKMAIGSACPGGEELHAEIRGRDLVSGLPKTIIVSGEEIRKAIEEPVNAIVDAVKTTLDKCPPELSGDIMDRGIALTGGGALLKGLDERVKAETGMPVHLVENALDSVAIGSGKCAEDFEALQEVLVPESRH, from the coding sequence ATGGGCAGCAAGCTCGCGTTCCTCGGCCGTGACATGGCGGTCGACCTCGGCACCGCCAACACACTGGTTTATGTGCGTGGCCGCGGCATCGTGCTCAACGAGCCGTCAGTCGTCGCGATCAACACCACCACGGGGAAGATCGTGGCGGTCGGCATCGAGGCCAAGCGCATGATCGGCCGCACGCCCGGCAACATCGTGGCCGTCCGGCCGTTGAAGGACGGCGTGATCGCCGACTTCGACGTCACCGAGCGCATGTTGCGATATTTCATTCAAAGGGTGCACAAGAGGCGCCACTTCGCCAAGCCGCGCATCATCATCGCCGTGCCGAGCGGCATCACCAGCGTCGAGCAGCGCGCGGTCAAAGAGGCCGGCTACCAGGCCGGCGCACGCAAGGTCTACATCGTCGAGGAGCCCATGGCGGCCGCGATCGGCGCCGGGCTGCCAGTGCACGAGCCCACCGGCAACATGGTCGTCGACATCGGGGGCGGCACCACCGAAGTGGCGATCATCTCGATGGGCGGCCTCGTCACCAGCCAGTCGATCCGGATCGGCGGCGACGAGCTCGACCAGGCGATCATCGCGTTCGCCAAGAAGGAGTTCTCGCTGATGCTCGGCGAGCGCACCGCCGAGGAGATCAAGATGGCGATCGGCTCGGCCTGCCCCGGTGGCGAGGAGCTGCACGCGGAGATCCGCGGGCGCGACCTCGTCAGCGGGCTGCCGAAGACGATCATCGTGTCAGGTGAGGAGATCAGGAAAGCGATCGAGGAGCCGGTCAACGCGATCGTCGACGCGGTCAAGACCACGCTCGACAAGTGCCCGCCCGAGCTGTCCGGCGACATCATGGACCGCGGCATCGCGCTCACCGGCGGCGGCGCCCTGCTCAAGGGCCTCGACGAGCGGGTCAAGGCCGAGACGGGCATGCCGGTCCACCTCGTCGAGAACGCCCTCGACTCGGTCGCCATCGGCTCCGGCAAGTGCGCCGAGGACTTCGAGGCGCTGCAGGAGGTTCTGGTGCCGGAGTCACGGCACTGA
- the ndk gene encoding nucleoside-diphosphate kinase — translation MSERTLVLIKPDGVKRGLIGDVIARVERKGLKVVAMDLRTLDADTAKAHYAEHSERPFFGELVEFITSGPLVAMVLEGPRAVEAFRALAGATDPVKSAPGTIRGDHALEIGENVVHGSDSPESAAREIKIFFPDRF, via the coding sequence GTGTCCGAGCGCACTCTTGTCCTGATCAAGCCCGACGGGGTGAAGCGTGGCCTCATCGGTGACGTGATCGCCCGTGTGGAGCGCAAGGGCCTCAAGGTCGTGGCGATGGACCTGCGCACCCTCGACGCCGACACCGCCAAGGCGCACTACGCCGAGCACTCCGAGCGGCCGTTCTTCGGCGAACTCGTCGAGTTCATCACGTCGGGGCCGCTCGTCGCCATGGTGCTGGAGGGCCCCCGCGCCGTCGAGGCCTTCCGCGCGCTGGCCGGCGCCACCGACCCGGTGAAGTCCGCCCCCGGCACGATCCGCGGCGACCACGCGCTGGAGATCGGCGAGAACGTCGTCCACGGCTCCGACTCGCCCGAGTCGGCCGCCCGCGAGATCAAGATCTTCTTCCCCGACCGCTTCTAG
- a CDS encoding DUF4233 domain-containing protein has translation MSFQVTPGMRRLGASVLGMEAIVAGLITPVAIVVGKVEPALAVTAGIGLAVLCVVAAGLLKKPVGYLLGSVVQVLAIATGFLVTSMFFLGAIFAALWITAIMVARRVEGATSR, from the coding sequence ATGAGCTTTCAGGTGACGCCGGGCATGCGCAGGCTCGGTGCCAGCGTGCTCGGGATGGAGGCGATCGTCGCCGGGTTGATCACGCCCGTCGCGATCGTCGTGGGCAAGGTCGAGCCGGCGCTGGCGGTGACGGCCGGGATCGGCCTGGCCGTGCTGTGCGTGGTCGCCGCCGGCCTGCTCAAGAAGCCGGTCGGTTACCTGCTCGGCAGCGTCGTCCAGGTGCTGGCGATCGCCACGGGGTTCCTGGTGACGTCCATGTTCTTCCTCGGGGCGATCTTCGCGGCACTGTGGATCACGGCGATTATGGTCGCTCGCCGTGTCGAGGGCGCTACTTCCCGCTAA
- a CDS encoding bifunctional folylpolyglutamate synthase/dihydrofolate synthase: protein MERGVEWDFEPTLDRIAALLDLLGSPQRAYPVIHIAGTNGKTSTARLTEALLKERNLRVGRFTSPHLVSMRERITVDGEPLSEERFAQVYEEIIPYVELADAQGRRIQFFELLTAMAFAAFADTPVDVAVIETGMGGSWDATNVADGAVCVITPISLDHTDRLGPDIPSIAGEKAGIIKPGATAVLAQQELAAAEVLMRRSAEVGAVVAREGLEFGVMSREVAIGGQLLTLRGLKGVYDEVYLPLYGAHQAGNAACALAAVEALTGGDDPLDADLVRQAFAQASSPGRMEVVRRTPTVVIDAAHNPGGMQATLEGLHEAFDFAKVIGVVAVMRDKDVEGLLELLEPIVDEIVVTRNSSPRSLTADELAALAAPIFGEERVHVEDRLDDAIDKGIGIADAEGEFSGTGVLITGSVVTAGDARRLLLKADGV from the coding sequence ATGGAGCGCGGCGTCGAGTGGGACTTCGAGCCGACGCTGGACAGGATCGCGGCCCTGCTGGACCTGCTCGGCTCACCGCAGCGGGCGTACCCGGTCATACATATCGCCGGCACCAACGGCAAGACGAGCACCGCGCGGCTGACCGAGGCGCTCCTCAAGGAGCGCAACCTGCGGGTGGGGCGGTTCACGAGCCCCCACCTGGTGTCCATGCGCGAGCGCATCACCGTCGACGGCGAGCCGTTGAGCGAGGAACGCTTCGCGCAGGTCTACGAGGAGATCATCCCGTACGTCGAGCTCGCCGACGCCCAGGGCCGGCGCATCCAGTTCTTCGAGCTGCTGACGGCCATGGCGTTCGCGGCGTTCGCCGACACGCCCGTGGACGTCGCGGTCATCGAGACCGGCATGGGCGGGTCGTGGGACGCGACCAACGTGGCCGACGGCGCCGTGTGCGTGATCACTCCGATCTCCCTCGACCACACCGACCGACTCGGGCCCGACATCCCCAGCATCGCCGGGGAGAAGGCGGGCATCATCAAGCCCGGCGCGACCGCCGTCCTCGCCCAGCAGGAGTTGGCCGCGGCCGAGGTGCTGATGCGGCGCTCGGCCGAGGTGGGGGCGGTCGTGGCGCGCGAAGGGCTGGAGTTCGGGGTGATGAGCCGCGAGGTCGCCATCGGCGGGCAACTGCTCACCCTGCGCGGCCTCAAGGGCGTCTACGACGAGGTCTACCTGCCGTTGTACGGCGCTCACCAGGCGGGCAACGCGGCGTGCGCCCTGGCCGCCGTCGAGGCGCTGACGGGCGGCGACGACCCGCTCGACGCCGACCTCGTACGCCAGGCGTTCGCGCAGGCGTCCTCGCCGGGGCGCATGGAGGTCGTGCGCCGTACGCCGACGGTCGTCATCGACGCCGCCCACAACCCCGGCGGCATGCAGGCGACCCTGGAGGGGCTGCACGAGGCGTTCGACTTCGCCAAGGTGATCGGCGTGGTCGCGGTCATGCGCGACAAGGACGTCGAGGGCCTGCTGGAGCTGCTGGAGCCGATCGTCGACGAGATCGTCGTCACGCGCAACTCCTCGCCCAGGTCGCTGACGGCCGACGAACTGGCCGCGCTGGCCGCGCCGATCTTCGGGGAGGAGCGGGTGCACGTGGAGGACCGCCTGGACGACGCCATCGACAAGGGGATCGGCATCGCCGACGCCGAGGGCGAGTTCAGCGGCACCGGCGTGCTGATCACGGGTTCGGTCGTCACGGCCGGGGACGCGCGGCGGCTGCTGCTGAAGGCCGACGGCGTCTGA